CAACTGGCGAGAAAAGATGGGTGCCATCGGGGCTATAGAGCAGGTTGCCCTGGCAGTAAACAGTGCCCAGCAAGTTCGAGAACTATATTGATAGGTCAGCACATCATCTCGAAGCCGGAATCATCTCATTGTCATCATTACCTTGAAATCGGTCTTCATTATTGTCTGCAGGTCATAGCCATGATGTTTCTAAACATCAAATCGCAAACCCGCCAAAAATTCATCGTTGCgccttatcgataagagccAATTTTTTTGCGACAGTCGGCGGTGGAGTTATTCCGAGACCATAATGCCATGAGGATTCCATTGTGGCTGGCCCCTCTGAGAGTAAGAAAACGTCTGACGTTAAGCCAAAGTGCCAAAAATATTCAGTCCAAGATCTACTAATCATATACTAGACTATACTGAGCAGCGCTAAATCTACCTgaatctttttgtcattaGTATAAAGGATCTACTCTTTTTGACTCCCCTCGACTGGCTTCTGGCCATAGCTCAAGGGACCAATGCAAGCTAGGGGCAGTGGCTGTTTACTCGATCTTGCATGGCAAGACCCGTTTTGTTTGGCagcctaggggaggaaagaaaacacagaacctcgatcctaaatgacaaaaagacttagggAACATagtctaagtttaggatactattttgatgagtttattttggcacccCACAttaaggttcgctgttttcttgccccccgagggCAGCTTCCCTTGCTGCCCCGTGTCCACTAGCCACTGTCCACTCACGATACCGTGTCAACGCTAGCCTATCAGAAGCAAGCGTCCCTGGCAGTTGCTTTAGGGGGAAAGGGCAGGAAATTCGTTCCAATTCCCCTGAACTCAGGCAAGCACGAGCTGTCCCTAAACCTCCCTCTCCACCTTGAACCTTTGCACTCGTTCGACCTTCATCGCGATATCGCAGTCGCTTGTTGTCTTGCATTGCATTATCTTTGTTTGAAAGTCGTGTTTTACGCTTCACATCCTCTTCTAATTCAACCTTTGTCTTCCCATCCCCAAATCAAACTacttcaagatggcttctgcagctgcCGAGAACGCTTCACCGATTGGTATTGCCAATCTGCCCAACCAGCGACACAAGATTGTCGCGAAGCGTGGCGCCGGCTTCACTATTATGGTATGCTTCTAAGCAATCAACTCACCCGTTTTGCATTGctatatatacatacaagGCACATCGAGATCTTCTGAACTATTGCTCACCGCATCATGTCTAGGTTGCTGGCGAGTCTGGCCTGGGCAAGACTaccttcatcaacactcttttctccaccaccatcaagaaCTATGCCGACCACAAGCGCCGTCACCAGAAGCAGGTTGATAAGActgtcgagatcgagattACCAAGgccgagcttgaggagaagttcttcaaggGTATAGCTCTCTGAATGAAGCACTATTACTCAACCCTCGCTAACACCCCCTTTCAGTCCGACTGACCGTTATCGATACACCCGGATTTGGCGACTACGTTAACAACCGCGATTCTTGGATGCCCATTATCGAGTTCCTCGACGACCAGCACGAGTCTTACATGCTTCAGGAGCAACAGCCTCGCCGCCAGGATAAGATCGATCTTCGTGTCCATGCCTGCCTTTACTTCATCCGCCCTACCGGCCACACCCTCAAGCCCCTCGATATTGAGGTCATGAAGCGCCTCTGCTCGCGTGTCAACCTTATCCCCGTTATCGCCAAGGCCGATACCCTCAGCCCCGCCGAcctggccaagttcaagcagCGTGTAAGTAATTATGCATTGAGTTCACAGTCCCCAATTCTAACTTTATCTAGATTGTCTCTGTCATTGAAgcccagaacatcaagatctACCAGCCCCCGATcgaggaggacgacgagGCCGCTGCTCAGCATGCCCGCAGCCTTATGAACGCCATGCCTTTCGCTGTTATCGGCTCCGAGAAGGACGTCAAGACCGGTGATGGCCGCATTGTCAAGGGCCGACAGTACTCTTGGGGTGTTGCCGAGGTTGAGAATGAGGACCACTGCGATTTCAAGAAGCTCCGCTCTATCCTGATTCGAACACACATGCTCGACCTTATTCATACCACCGAGGAGTTGCACTATGAGGCTTACCGCGCTCAGCAGATGGAGACCCGCAAGTTCGGCGAGGCTCGTCCGCGAAAGCTCGACAACCCCAAGttcaaggaagaggaggaggctctCCGAAAGCGTTTCACCGAGCAggtcaagatcgaggagcaACGTTTCCGTCAATGGGAGCAGAAGCTCATCTCCGAGCGCGACCGCCTCAACAAGGATCTCGAGCAAACCCATGCTCAGATCAAGCAGCTCGAGCAAGAGCTGGAGCAGATGCAAGGCAGCGCTGTCCGCAGCCACGGTCGCCGCTAAACAATTTCGAGCACGCCTTTATGCACACTTGCTTGGCTGCAGTTGGACAGTCGTTTCTTCAAGTTTCTTTTACCTGGAGCTCCGTTTTGGGGTTTGGAGTTGAAAAATGAAAGGTCCGAAGAATACCACAAGAAGACAGGAGAGGGACCACGAGTTCAGGGATACATCTGCTCGCTCTGCCCTACggaggtcaaggaggagctgcCCTTGCTGGGGCTTGTTATCATGGCCGCGGCATGTTGTGTAGGAGTTATGATTCCCTCCCCATGATTTTGTTTGTTCTTGGTTGCTATGCCGGCAACTCATACTCACAAGTACGAGACCCCTTTGAAGCGAACAAGACGTATGGAGAAAGCCTTGATAGTCTTGCCCTTTTTTTATCACCACCTTTTACTAGAGCCCTTTCTCTCAGCTAGGCACATTTTAGTTTCGATGTAATTTCAATCACAACATTTTATGATACCAGTTTGAGATTCGAAGGTTTCAATCAATTGCATAAACCCTCTAGCTACTATCCAATAATCCATGAGATATTGCAACAGACCCATTGACCCATTGTGAACCGGGAGAAACAGCCACCAAACTCCATGCTCTAAGTCAAGCTGACCGAATTCATTCCCAAAAAGAAATATAGTGTCCTCTGAGTACAATACTGAAATCACTACAGATTTCAAGTCAACCTCAGTCTTTCCGTCTAGGACATTACCCCAGACCCCCAGTGCTATAAGGCGTCCATGCTAGCCCGCGTCGTCAGTTGCTCGTTCTTGTTTCCAAGTCGCGAAATCTGCAGGAAGACATCCGTTCCGTAGCCCTCGAGGCTATGCAAGTCAAGATTCCCAGCCCAATACTCAGCATAGACACGGCTCAGAGGTAACCCCATGCCGAGACGCAGATTGGGCGGCCGACTGGTGAGAGATGATAACGAACTTTGATATGGGGGTGCTTTCAAATCTGCACGCCCCAATTCCTCCTCTACGTGAAGCTCCTGCATCGTTGCTGCCATCTTGGGTACCTGCGCAAGATTCTCGAGACGCCTTTGACTTTGCGGACCCTTGCTGAAAGACCAGAGATGTGGCAATTCAGCACGAGGgataccaccaccacggTCGCAGATGCGGATGATAACATGTTGCTGGTTCTCACAGATGGTTATCTCCACGGGAGGGGGCTTCACGCTGTCAGGGTCCGAATGGATCCTCTGATGTCGATCAATGACGGCCTGGACAGAGTTGCGGAGGAGCTCGCCAATGATGTACTCGAGATGACTTAGAATGTAAGGAAAAGAGGCATCGAGATGGCCATCAACTGTGATTTCGGGAATCTGGACGTCAGGGCCATTCGTTGTCCGTGCAAGAATGGTGATGGCTTTTGAACAGCGCTCGACAACATCCTTAGCATAACATTTGATAAACACTTCGCCGATGAAGTCGGACTCGGAAAGTTTGGCTCCGGGGGAGAAGTTGGGGGAGTTGTAGGTTTCTGTCAGTGAAAGATGCTGCTCAGCGATGACACGTCTAGAAATGCGCTGCTCTATGTCAGTAAATCACCAGCCGTGTAAGAATGGGCACCGTACGGATCTAAGAATGGTGTTCATGAAGCTATCCAAATCTTGAGGGCTCATAAGACCACCGCATTCTAGGATTCCCATAGCAAGCTTCGGTATCACAGTCAAGTGCCCCCTTAGATTATGGCTGATGAGTTCGCACAGCTTGTCATTATCCTCCAGTGTTTTAACCTCTTTCACTTTGCGAAATGTGTCGAAGGCGTGGTAGTAGAGGTCGTAAACCTCTTTAATATGCGAGTTCGTAGTAACGACATAGGGTAAACGTTGCATATCTCGGATTCGGTGCGCAATTCTAATCACATGTCAGATCTCTTTATTCTCTgcgaagcttctcaataCTTACCGTGTAGGCAATTCGGTGCGAACATAGTTAGCCGAGCTTATCAAACGAGATTCTGTAAGAGAGCGGCCAAAAACCATAAGCTGGCGGAGACTGATAGGGCGAGCTTCTTTCGCGACCCAGCTGAAGGCATCATGAGTTAACTTTTGCAACCAGCATTCATAGAAGAAAATTACATACTCGTCAAGAATAGAAACAGGACGCCATGATGCGTTTGTACCAGCGCGAAACTGAACGTTCGTATAGGAGGTACGGGGAATATTCGCCAGGTAAGGGCGCGGATCTGTCAGTTTACATCGCCTGCTCTGTCGCAGGGCGATGGGTGGCATGTCGTCACAGGCACATGCGAAGATGAATCGAAGTCAGTATAGGTTGATTCGTTGA
This region of Fusarium verticillioides 7600 chromosome 3, whole genome shotgun sequence genomic DNA includes:
- a CDS encoding serine/threonine protein kinase codes for the protein MPPIALRQSRRCKLTDPRPYLANIPRTSYTNVQFRAGTNASWRPVSILDDWVAKEARPISLRQLMVFGRSLTESRLISSANYVRTELPTRIAHRIRDMQRLPYVVTTNSHIKEVYDLYYHAFDTFRKVKEVKTLEDNDKLCELISHNLRGHLTVIPKLAMGILECGGLMSPQDLDSFMNTILRSRISRRVIAEQHLSLTETYNSPNFSPGAKLSESDFIGEVFIKCYAKDVVERCSKAITILARTTNGPDVQIPEITVDGHLDASFPYILSHLEYIIGELLRNSVQAVIDRHQRIHSDPDSVKPPPVEITICENQQHVIIRICDRGGGIPRAELPHLWSFSKGPQSQRRLENLAQVPKMAATMQELHVEEELGRADLKAPPYQSSLSSLTSRPPNLRLGMGLPLSRVYAEYWAGNLDLHSLEGYGTDVFLQISRLGNKNEQLTTRASMDAL